In Tachysurus fulvidraco isolate hzauxx_2018 chromosome 25, HZAU_PFXX_2.0, whole genome shotgun sequence, the following proteins share a genomic window:
- the ncam3 gene encoding neural cell adhesion molecule 1, with translation MDMSAVTLTLFGFICILSTLTDATTEEPRVELLTKSNDVLLGSTVLLLCRANKVATFKWLKDGEDLEDNIDNEEEKSKLTLKHVKLSDSGNYTCLGDFDGEEHEQIISIYVYEGPSFGLTKTYHEFLVNDTAYVPCLVTGKPEVENNWYWNDIRVINNETNNLNVLPDGTLQITNIQRENHGTYVCEGKIKRRPIFRTLNISVVVNVPPTVIVRGENTKVVAGPKRSVSLTCLVTGAPHPNITWETPDTSDSSRYIYNSDKSKLTIPGVAREDSGKYVCTGANKIGNDSATFTLDVSEIPSVHLSKSEMVVKPGDSVSVFCNASGHPKPTIQWLNRSRKGGMSSTGRVRAVESQLQIENVVISDGGVYSCKVTNEAGSNTQNFMLMTSPGEPTSFTLSPGPSAFRITLQKPVLDGGSPITQYIIQWKNKSQEYWNEITIPYSGPMEVTSLEPYTEYFVRFAAKNKHFLGGFSNEGKIRTLAKEGEPDVPVVLADEGQIEKNTYSVPLKQLSNGGSPITSYVVRYRMRKEGEPWREKATDANSTSIHLQNLEYDTDYEAEIFAVNVNGFSKAEKVYFTIQQAPHSLGKGGVVAIVLVIFLLMLFGVDALCCYKNHCGMINFVAQKLFGPNMSETKSMEEGVFNNVAVNMNGLEKPRGSIPKLQPQNKTENGVQPDVTCDKAPLTKFEKKPANADSVNEARL, from the exons CTAATAAAGTTGCAACATTCAAATGGCTGAAGGATGGAGAAGATCTCGAGGACAACATAgataatgaagaagaaaaaagtaaactGACTTTGAAGCATGTCAAGTTATCAGATAGCGGAAACTACACGTGCCTTGGCGATTTTGATGGTGAAGAACACGAGCAAATCATCAGCATATATGTCTATG AGGGTCCATCCTTTGGTTTAACTAAGACATACCATGAGTTTTTGGTCAACGATACAGCGTATGTTCCATGCCTGGTCACTGGGAAGCCTGAAGTGGAGAACAACTGGTATTGGAACGATATCCGTGTAATAAATAACG AAACAAATAATCTCAACGTGCTACCAGACGGGACGTTGCAGATTACGAACATTCAGAGGGAAAATCATGGCACCTATGTCTGCGAGGGAAAAATCAAAAGGCGGCCCATATTCCGGACTCTGAACATCTCTGTTGTTGTAAATG TTCCACCAACTGTCATCGTTCGTGGTGAGAACACGAAGGTTGTGGCTGGGCCAAAGAGAAGTGTCAGTTTAACTTGTTTGGTTACGGGAGCACCTCATCCAAATATTACCTGGGAGAC ACCTGACACATCAGATTCCTCTCGCTACATATACAACTCAGACAAGAGTAAACTCACCATTCCAGGTGTGGCCAGAGAGGACTCAGGAAAATACGTTTGTACCGGAGCCAATAAAATTGGAAACGACAGTGCAACATTCACCCTAGATGTTTCAG AAATTCCATCAGTACACCTGAGCAAGAGTGAGATGGTCGTGAAGCCTGGAGACTCAGTTTCTGTCTTCTGCAATGCCAGTGGACATCCGAAACCAACCATACAGTGGCTGAACAGGAGCAGGAAAGGTGGCATG tcGTCTACCGGTCGAGTGAGAGCCGTGGAATCGCAGCTTCAGATTGAGAATGTGGTGATTTCTGATGGTGGAGTTTATTCCTGCAAAGTCACCAACGAGGCAGGAAGCAACACACAGAACTTCATGTTAATGA CCTCTCCAGGAGAACCAACTTCGTTTACACTCTCTCCTGGACCCTCTGCGTTCCGCATCACGCTACAGAAACCTGTCCTGGACGGAGGTTCTCCCATTACTCAGTACATCATCCAGtggaaaaacaaatcacaggAATATTGGAATGAGATTACAATCCCAtattctg gtCCAATGGAGGTCACATCCCTGGAGCCGTACACTGAATATTTTGTCCGCTTTGCTGCTAAAAACAAGCATTTTCTTGGAGGATTTTCTAATGAAGGGAAGATTCGCACCCTGGCCAAAG AGG GGGAACCAGACGTACCTGTAGTGTTGGCAGACGAGGGCCAAATAGAGAAAAACACCTATTCAGTTCCATTAAAGCAGCTCAGCAATGGAGGCTCTCCTATTACATCTTATGTTGTGCGCTACCGAATG AGGAAGGAAGGTGAGCCCTGGAGAGAAAAGGCAACAGATGCAAACTCCACTAGCATTCACCTCCAGAATCTTGAGTATGACACTGACTACGAGGCTGAAATCTTTGCTGTTAACGTTAATGGCTTCTCCAAAGCAGAAAAAGTCTATTTCACCATCCAACAAG CTCCGCACAGCCTGGGTAAAGGTGGTGTAGTGGCCATAGTGTTGGTCATCTTCCTGTTGATGCTGTTTGGGGTTGATGCTTTGTGTTGCTATAAAAATCACTGTGGCATGATCAACTTCGTGGCCCAAAAACTGTTTGGTCCCAACATGTCTGAAACTAAAAGTATGGAGGAGGGTGTGTTTAACAACGTTGCTGT AAACATGAACGGGCTTGAGAAACCGAGAGGTAGCATTCCAAAACTACAGCCACAAAACAAAACGGAAAACGGAGTGCAGCCGGACGTCACTTGTGACAAAGCGCCTCTGACCAAATTTGA gAAAAAACCAGCCAATGCTGACTCAGTCAATGAAGCAcgattgtaa
- the si:dkey-65b12.6 gene encoding IgGFc-binding protein, producing MGINVFLLCVAILKATAVSGCPIGKEFITAFMPNHIANDGQAEPRLTITAQESLATVTVEIKGLNFKQSLTIEKGSTKYVTLPNKAEIYEDGVSAKTVLISSNTDISVVSTHIKPYTGDSSVIFPNQELGKRYVVFTPEGSPLNKIVAIVNGKEDNTINILPYSDLLLNSKIHLKQGIKMGIRLAPYQVYLLRSEKTLTGIRIESQLPVAVLVGHECLSLVGTCEHVFEQLVPIESLSDEYLIPPMHPLLIGQDTAHVVATEDNTDVTVYYGPVPQHNSLRSGELLNVAINLPTVIQSNKKIMVMYSSTNIPYDEFLTNIIPVSQMSNSWTVYAQDDYQNFAVVVSETKDSKSLFSFLNWNVFPSNQKYSWAITSLGTQKGPITISKDSPQAVYVYGGKVRHGYATTGVCNAPSPPPPPKDPCESVKCRWREECKKGVCVHVNTATCWAVGDPHYKTFDGKSYDFQGTCTYTMSKTVKSENGQVPFTILAKNNRRGNNLVAYVRRVSVNVYNYTIVASQQMGVVEVNGEITHLPVSLAQGKIEVVQSGWNALITTDFGLEVKYDWNMMLYITVPNTYFGSLGGLCGNYNGDGTDEQSDPKGTKLSTILEFARSWKISDNDLFCRDDCEGKCLLCPPGLKEKYDGDNYCGLMAKTTGPFANCHKTVDPSVYIDNCVYDVCINKGIRSFLCENIRTYAEACMAAGVKINSNWRMLSECPLQCPVNSHYESCGTACAASCADRDAPSKCEKPCLEGCQCNDGFVLSGDKCVALGQCGCNYENRYYPPAETFWGDQTCTKKCSCSSGQVKCTPTKCKASEVCNIQNGVRNCYPLSYGHCLGSGDPHYLTFDGRRFDFQGTCTYYLSKLVNTSDTSLVPFEVLVKNENRGLNKVVSFTKSVEIKIFGYTIVMSKDNSGKVMVNDLFVNLPFEKDGGQLSVFRSGYFGVVKTDFGMNVRFNWDSYVEITLPSTYSNQVGGLCGNWNGNVNDDLMFPNKSITTNPTVFGNGWKARNDPDCSAECKGEKCPKCDAVDRNKDAFTKPCSLFTDTNGPFKACHSQINPTKFYEDCVYDMCMYGGHSTALCNALTAYTAACQTAHSIVEKWRTDSFCPASCKANSHYDVCLAGCPQTCNGFTEPAACQRAPCIEGCVCDVGFVLSNGECVPLEKCGCVYEGQYYKLDQVFYPKDKCSQMCVCKEQGNVTCKDNFSCGPNEQCEIRDGVQSCHPDGKGSCSVSGSGTYHSFDGNHISVQGDCVYKLVETVQTSDQMKMPFSVTVQQISSTVVVTRRIDIVVNQYKIALIPGLLWEIRVDEVKALLPVTLEGRLVSIYQSGAFIILETSFGLKVTYDTVSMATVEIPSTYKNAVKGLCGNYNDNKADDFLMPDGNQTSSAEKFVEAWLVLQEGVICHTGCPSGSTCSGPATGGQNDGHNDCKILTLEKGPFSNCYSKIPPSPFYDTCVKDVTLQPEDKTLVCRHVQNYVVRCQQAGVSISRWRNSTFCQMTCPVKSHYELCADTCTSTCASLTVAPICPECLEGCQCDEGFVFDGGDCKLVDDCGCSVEGRYYKSGESVVRGDCIERCTCKAGQFSCQPINCKEDEVCRTLDGIPTCIHDPCSKKTCREKEKCIERDSAAVCVATSSASCEVFGDPNYITFDGSRFSFQGTCSYIMVKTSGEDKSLTEFIIINKNEQSTRGTYIKIVTMKFSGHEIIIIQHERNKVMIDGKEYVLPVSLDSDRIRITQSGIRGTLQTDFGLEVMFDWGEFFRVTVSSNYYKNLVGMCGTYNDNRDDDFVTPTGIAAAGNTEWGQSWSTLDNDPKCWHFPSCSEEELRKYGGPQFCGLLDDKTGPFASCNNTVKIGQFSYNCLFYTCLTHGNHDAFCNVMTSYENNCKWANTDVSLKWREITNCKLIQ from the exons ATGGGGATAAACGTCTTTCTACTATGTGTTGCCATTCTAAAAGCAACTG ctGTCAGTGGTTGCCCAATAGGCAAGGAGTTCATCACTGCCTTCATGCCTAATCATATAGCTAATGATGGCCAAGCTGAACCCAGACTCACCATCACAGCTCAGGAGTCCTTGGCTACTGTTACAGTCGAAATCAAGGGGCTCAACTTTAAACAGTCACTAACTATTGAAAAAGGTTCTACTAAATATGTCACCCTTCCAAACAAAGCTGAGATTTATGAAGATGGAGTCTCGGCCAAAACAGTGCTGATTTCTTCCAATACAGACATCTCAGTGGTATCCACGCACATTAAGCCATATACTGGAGACAGCAGTGTGATATTCCCCAATCAAGAATTGGGCAAGAGATATGTAGTCTTCACTCCAGAAGGCAGTCCCTTAAATAAGATTGTGGCTATCGTCAATGGCAAGGAAGACAACACAATTAATATTCTACCTTATTCAGACCTACTGCTTAATAGCAAGATACACTTGAAGCAAGGCATAAAGATGGGTATCAGATTAGCTCCTTATCAGGTTTATCTGCTTCGGAGTGAGAAGACCTTAACAGGAATTAGGATTGAGTCTCAGCTCCCTGTAGCCGTCCTGGTCGGACACGAATGCCTGAGCCTCGTTGGCACATGTGAGCATGTCTTTGAACAGCTGGTGCCAATAGAGTCACTATCTGATGAGTACCTAATTCCTCCCATGCACCCTTTGCTTATTGGCCAGGACACAGCCCATGTTGTTGCAACTGAGGATAATACTGATGTGACGGTTTATTATGGTCCAGTACCACAGCATAATTCACTTAGATCTGGAGAGCTTCTGAATGTTGCAATTAATTTGCCTACAGTAATCCAAAGCAATAAAAAGATCATGGTTATGTATTCCAGTACCAACATTCCCTATGATGAATTCTTGACTAACATAATTCCTGTATCACAAATGTCCAATTCATGGACTGTTTATGCACAAGACGATTACCAGaattttgctgttgttgtctCAGAGACAAAGGACAGTAAATCTCTTTTTAGTTTTTTGAATTGGAATGTTTTCCCTTCAAACCAGAAGTATTCATGGGCTATCACATCTCTGGGTACTCAAAAAGGTCCTATAACCATATCCAAAGACTCACCACAGGCTGTCTATGTTTATGGTGGGAAAGTAAGACATGGCTATGCCACAACAGGAGTATGCAATG CTCCttctccaccaccacctccGAAAGATCCCTGTGAATCCGTTAAATGTCGTTGGAGAGAAGAGTGCAAGAAAGGAGTCTGTGTCCATGTTAACACCGCAACATGTTGGGCTGTTGGTGATCCGCACTACAAAACTTTTGATGGGAAGTCATATGATTTCCAAGGCACCTGCACATACACTATGTCAAAGACTGTAAAAAGCGAGAATGGTCAAGTCCCCTTCACCATTTTGGCAAAGAATAATCGCAGAGGGAATAATTTGGTGGCCTATGTCAGGAGAGTATCAGTCAATGTGTACAATTATACGATAGTTGCGAGCCAGCAAATGGGTGTAGTTGAG GTGAATGGTGAAATCACTCACCTGCCTGTAAGTCTAGCTCAAGGAAAGATCGAAGTGGTACAAAGTGGTTGGAATGCACTCATAACAACAGACTTTGGCTTAGAGGTGAAATATGACTGGAACATGATGCTATACATAACAGTACCCAACACCTACTTTGGGTCACTTGGTGGACTTTGTGGGAACTACAATGGAGATGGGACAGATGAGCAATCTGACCCCAAAGGAACAAAACTATCCACTATCCTGGAGTTTGCCAGGAGCTGGAAAATTTCAGACAATGACTTGTTCTGCCGTGATGACTGTGAGGGCAAGTGCCTCCTCTGCCCACCTGGGCttaaagaaaaatatgatgGAGATAATTACTGTGGTCTTATGGCAAAAACAACTGGGCCATTTGCCAACTGCCACAAGACTGTTGACCCAAGTGTGTACATAGACaattgtgtgtatgatgtgtgcaTCAATAAAGGCATTAGAAGTTTTCTCTGTGAAAACATACGTACCTATGCCGAGGCTTGCATGGCAGCTGGAGTGAAGATTAATTCCAACTGGAGGATGCTGTCCGAGTGCC CACTGCAATGCCCAGTAAACAGTCACTATGAATCTTGTGGAACTGCATGTGCAGCCTCCTGTGCAGATCGAGATGCACCAAGCAAATGTGAAAAGCCTTGTTTGGAGGGTTGCCAGTGCAACGACGGTTTTGTCCTCAGCGGAGACAAATGTGTAGCACTGGGACAATGTGGCTGTAACTATGAGAACCGTTATTACCCTCCTGCTGAGACATTCTGGGGTGACCAGACATGCACTAAGAAATGCTCCTGCAGTTCGGGACAAGTCAAATGTACACCAACAAAGTGCAAGGCTTCTGAAGTGTGTAACATCCAGAACGGTGTTCGAAATTGCTACCCACTTTCCTACGGGCACTGCCTAGGCAGTGGAGATCCCCACTATTTAACCTTTGATGGGAGGCGTTTTGATTTCCAGGGTACTTGCACTTATTACCTTTCTAAACTGGTTAATACATCTGACACTTCGCTGGTGCCTTTTGAAGTTCTTGTCAAGAATGAAAACAGAGGACTGAATAAAGTTGTTTCCTTCACCAAGTCTGTGGAGATCAAAATCTTTGGCTACACCATTGTCATGAGTAAAGACAATAGTGGTAAAGTGATG GTCAACGACCTGTTTGTAAATTTGCCATTTGAGAAAGACGGTGGACAGCTATCCGTATTCCGCAGTGGTTACTTTGGAGTGGTTAAAACAGACTTTGGAATGAATGTGAGATTTAACTGGGATAGTTACGTTGAAATCACTCTCCCCAGTACATACAGTAACCAGGTAGGAGGTCTCTGTGGTAACTGGAATGGAAACGTAAATGATGACCTGATGTTCCCAAACAAAAGCATAACAACAAACCCTACTGTATTTGGAAATGGCTGGAAAGCCAGAAATGACCCTGATTGCTCGGCAGAGTGCAAGGGGGAGAAGTGTCCCAAATGTGATGCTGTAGACAGGAATAAGGATGCTTTCACAAAGCCTTGCAGCCTGTTTACAGATACAAATGGCCCATTTAAAGCATGTCATAGCCAAATCAATCCTACCAAGTTCTATGAAGACTGCGTGTATGACATGTGTATGTACGGTGGTCATTCTACAGCTCTCTGTAATGCACTTACAGCCTACACAGCTGCATGCCAGACAGCACACAGCATTGTGGAGAAATGGAGAACTGACAGTTTCTGTC CTGCATCCTGCAAAGCTAATAGCCACTATGATGTGTGTCTTGCTGGATGTCCGCAGACCTGCAACGGCTTCACCGAGCCCGCGGCTTGCCAGCGTGCACCGTGCATcgaaggctgtgtgtgtgatgttggctTTGTCCTGAGCAACGGCGAGTGTGTCCCATTGGAGAAATGCGGCTGTGTATATGAAGGCCAGTACTATAAGCTTGACCAAGTCTTTTACCCCAAAGACAAGTGCAGCCAAATGTGTGTCTGCAAAGAGCAAGGAAATGTCACATGTAAAGACAATTTCTCATGCGGTCCtaatgagcagtgtgaaatcCGTGATGGGGTTCAATCCTGCCATCCTGATGGCAAAGGATCTTGCTCTGTTTCTGGTTCTGGGACTTACCACTCATTTGATGGGAACCACATCAGTGTGCAAGGGGACTGTGTGTACAAACTGGTGGAAACAGTCCAGACTTCAGATCAGATGAAGATGCCTTTCAGTGTGACTGTCCAGCAAATATCTTCTACTGTGGTGGTCACAAGAAGAATCGACATAGTTGTAAACCAATATAAGATTGCTCTGATTCCTGGTCTTCTGTGGGAAATAAGG GTCGATGAGGTTAAAGCTCTTCTTCCAGTAACTCTTGAAGGAAGACTGGTGAGCATCTATCAGAGTGGTGCCTTCATTATCTTAGAAACTTCTTTTGGACTAAAGGTGACCTATGACACCGTATCGATGGCCACAGTTGAAATCCCATCCACTTACAAAAATGCTGTCAAGGGTCTTTGTGGTAATTATAATGATAACAAGGCAGATGACTTCCTAATGCCAGATGGTAATCAAACTTCCTCTGCTGAGAAATTTGTTGAAGCTTGGCTGGTGCTTCAGGAAGGAGTGATCTGTCACACAGGATGTCCATCAGGCTCCACATGCTCAGGGCCTGCAACAGGAGGCCAAAATGATGGACACAATGATTGCAAGATCCTAACTTTGGAGAAAGGCCCATTCTCTAATTGTTATTCAAAAATACCACCTTCACCATTCTATGATACATGTGTAAAGGATGTCACATTACAGCCGGAGGATAAGACACTTGTTTGCCGCCATGTCCAAAACTATGTGGTCCGTTGTCAACAAGCTGGGGTCTCCATCAGCCGTTGGAGGAATTCAACCTTTTGCC AAATGACCTGTCCTGTAAAAAGTCACTATGAGCTATGTGCGGACACCTGTACGTCAACTTGTGCCAGCCTTACCGTGGCACCAATTTGTCCGGAGTGTCTTGAAGGTTGCCAGTGTGATGAAGGCTTTGTCTTTGATGGAGGTGACTGTAAGCTTGTAGATGATTGTGGTTGTTCGGTAGAAGGAAGATATTACAAG TCTGGGGAGTCAGTAGTCAGAGGAGACTGTATAGAAAGATGCACATGTAAAGCTGGACAGTTCTCATGTCAGCCCATAAACTGTAAGGAAGATGAGGTCTGTCGCACACTGGACGGCATTCCAACATGCATACATG ATCCCTGCAGCAAGAAAACATGTcgtgagaaagagaaatgtataGAAAGAGAcagtgcagcagtgtgtgtggccACCTCTAGCGCCTCATGCGAAGTTTTTGGAGACCCCAACTATATAACTTTCGATGGAAGCAGGTTTTCTTTTCAGGGCACCTGCTCTTACATTATGGTAAAGACGTCGGGTGAAGACAAAAGCCTCACGGAATTCATCATCATTAACAAGAACGAACAAAGCACACGTGGCACTTACATCAAGATAGTTACCATGAAGTTTTCAGGCCATGAAATCATCATTATTCAACACGAACGCAACAAAGTGATG ATTGATGGAAAGGAATACGTCCTGCCTGTGAGTCTGGACTCGGACCGTATCCGGATAACACAGTCAGGAATAAGAGGAACCCTGCAAACAGACTTTGGTTTGGAGGTCATGTTTGACTGGGGCGAGTTCTTCAGGGTGACCGTGTCCAGTAACTACTATAAAAACCTAGTGGGCATGTGTGGAACCTATAACGACAACCGCGATGATGACTTTGTCACACCAACAGGCATTGCTGCAGCAGGCAACACAGAATGGGGGCAGTCATGGAGCACTCTCGACAACGACCCGAAGTGCTGGCACTTCCCATCATGCTCTGAAGAGGAGTTGCGGAAGTATGGAGGCCCCCAGTTCTGTGGTTTGTTAGACGACAAAACTGGGCCTTTTGCTAGCTGCAACAATACAGTTAAAATAGGGCAGTTTTCATACAACTGTCTCTTTTACACATGTCTCACTCACGGAAACCATGATGCCTTCTGCAACGTCATGACCTCTTATGAAAACAATTGCAAGTGGGCAAACACAGATGTGTCACTGAAGTGGAGGGAGATTACTAACTGCA AGCTAATCCAGTAA
- the LOC113658140 gene encoding E3 ubiquitin-protein ligase TRIM35-like: protein MSAEEDLCCPICYDIFKDPVVLSCCHSICKECLEEFWKTKERRECPLCKVLNPNEPECNFVLKSLCEAYLEEYSQRYEAGSKQHCRIHGEKLKLFCLEDKQPVCQICQRSAQHVNHECYTIEEAADHFRMELKTELKPLQETLDRISQVKQSYHKATAYIKRQTLYTEQQIRDEFKKLYQFLRIEEADRLLALRKEEKQKTQLIEEKLEEIDGEMSSLLKLIRTIEEDMWTEDLLFIQSFETSLTRAQCSLQDPEMISGTLIDEAKHLGNLTYRVWVKMKNIVQYNPIILDPNTAHKSLTVSEDFTRVTFNETQDMTHLPDNPERFKSSVCVLGSEGFASGNHCWDVEVGDRSLWEVGITTESNTKNAWQFYNGVWSVESNCGFYTRSPARPKSPFSAEGGLERIRIHLDCERGQVSFSDPLNDTEIKTFNHTFTEKVYPFFWCHNKSSPVKILPMTILPMTVLETE, encoded by the exons atgtcagCTGAAGAGGATCTCTGCTGTCCGATATGTTATGACATCTTCAAAGATCCTGTTGTCCTGTCATGTTGCCACAGCATCTGTAAAGAGTGTCTGGAAGAATTCTGGAAAACGAAGGAACGTCGTGAGTGTCCACTGTGCAAAGTGCTGAATCCAAACGAACCCGAATGTAACTTCGTTTTGAAGAGTCTGTGTGAGGCTTACTTAGAGGAATacagtcagagatatgaagcgGGCTCTAAGCAACACTGCAGAATACACGGCGAAAAACTTAAACTCTTCTGTCTGGAAGACAAACAGCCTGTATGTCAAATTTGCCAAAGGTCTGCACAGCACGTCAACCATGAATGCTACACCATAGAAGAGGCTGCAGATCACTTTAGG ATGGAACTCAAAACTGAACTAAAGCCCTTACAGGAAACATTGGACCGCATTAGTCAAGTGAAACAGTCTTACCACAAAGCCACAGCATACATTAAG AGGCAGACCCTGTACACAGAGCAGCAGATTAGGGATGAGTTTAAGAAGCTCTACCAGTTTCTACGAATTGAAGAAGCAGACAGGTTACTTGCACTGCGAAAAGAAGAGAAGCAGAAGACTCAGCTGATAGAGGAGAAGCTTGAGGAGATCGACGGAGAGATGTCATCTCTTTTAAAACTTATCAGAACCATAGAAGAAGATATGTGGACTGAAGATCTGTTATTCATACAG agctTTGAAACCTCGTTGACAAG AGCTCAGTGCTCCTTACAGGATCCAGAGATGATCTCAGGAACATTGATTGATGAAGCGAAGCACCTGGGCAACCTGACATACAGGGTGTGGGTGAAAATGAAGAACATTGTGCAGTACA ATCCCATCATTCTGGATCCCAACACTGCACACAAGTCCCTTACAGTGTCAGAAGACTTCACCAGAGTGACATTTAATGAAACCCAAGACATGACGCACCTTCCTGATAACCCAGAACGGTTCAaatcgagtgtgtgtgttctcggtTCTGAGGGTTTTGCCTCAGGGAACCACTGCTGGGACGTTGAGGTTGGGGATAGGAGTTTGTGGGAGGTGGGAATAACGACAGAGTCTAACACAAAAAACGCATGGCAGTTTTATAatggtgtgtggagtgtggagAGTAATTGTGGGTTTTACACTCGGTCTCCTGCTCGGCCAAAGTCTCCGTTCTCTGCTGAGGGAGGACTCGAGAGAATCAGAATCCACCTAGACTGTGAAAGGGGACAGGTGTCCTTCTCTGACCCGCTCAAtgacacagaaataaaaaccttCAATCACACATTTACTGAGAAAGTATATCCATTTTTCTGGTGTCATAATAAGAGTTCACCTGTTAAGATTTTACCTATGACTATTTTACCCATGACAGTTCTTGAAACTGAATGA